The nucleotide window CTCTTTGGCAACCACAGAATATAAATTAAATGTTACAAGTGATACGCAAGCAACAATTTCAGGAGATGAAATTCAAATATCACAAGTGATTAATAATTTGGTATCAAATGCCATAAAGTATTCTCATGGAGCAGATAAGGTGGAAATATACTGCAACCGCGTCGGCGATTTTGTTAAAGTTTTTGTGAAAGATAACGGCATGAGCATCAGTCAGATAGATAATTCTAAAATATTCGAAAGATTCTTCAAATTGAGGGATATTTAAACAGAGATGAGCGAAAAGAAAATAATGATATACTACGGCGATACAGGAATCCTGGATGT belongs to Chryseobacterium sp. KACC 21268 and includes:
- a CDS encoding sensor histidine kinase, whose protein sequence is MATTEYKLNVTSDTQATISGDEIQISQVINNLVSNAIKYSHGADKVEIYCNRVGDFVKVFVKDNGMSISQIDNSKIFERFFKLRDI